One region of Chlorobiota bacterium genomic DNA includes:
- the rsgA gene encoding ribosome small subunit-dependent GTPase A translates to MPPRRTNRPYRDWVKGERKRPRGIDADDEMVRMGHEGMRPKGITLASRSEEGEESGQVIAARSGRYDIQLEGEEGAILRCQIKRGITTDNPNTTLVAIGDRVKLQRVNTEEGVITHVLERVSHLGRTKSADKGVEHIIAANVDLLLCTTAADRPDFRRTIIDRFIVAALLGDIQPIIIVNKIDTANQEIREILEEELSVYPPLGYPVLMLSAQSGEGMDELQRQLVGKTAVLAGQSGVGKSTLMNVLVGTEQRRTAEVRDSDRRGVHTTVDSVLHQLPTAGRLIDTPGIREFGIWDLRPEELDGYFVEFLDHLRDCRFHPCTHTHEPGCAVQLAVESGSIDPGRYASYRAIFESLRSTRDR, encoded by the coding sequence ATGCCTCCACGCCGCACAAACCGCCCCTATCGCGATTGGGTGAAAGGGGAACGCAAACGCCCACGGGGCATTGATGCCGATGATGAGATGGTCCGCATGGGTCACGAAGGAATGCGCCCAAAAGGGATCACGCTTGCCAGCCGTTCCGAAGAAGGGGAGGAGTCGGGCCAGGTGATTGCTGCACGCAGCGGACGCTACGATATCCAACTTGAAGGGGAGGAGGGCGCAATCCTTCGCTGCCAAATTAAGCGCGGAATAACCACCGACAACCCCAACACCACACTGGTGGCCATTGGCGACAGGGTGAAGCTGCAACGGGTCAACACCGAAGAAGGGGTTATTACCCACGTGCTTGAGCGGGTAAGCCATTTGGGCCGGACAAAATCCGCCGATAAAGGGGTTGAGCATATCATCGCCGCCAATGTGGACCTGCTGCTCTGCACCACCGCTGCCGACCGCCCCGATTTCCGGCGCACAATCATTGACCGGTTCATTGTGGCCGCGTTGCTGGGGGATATCCAACCGATCATCATCGTCAATAAGATTGATACGGCCAACCAGGAGATTCGCGAAATTCTTGAAGAGGAGTTATCGGTGTATCCTCCGCTTGGCTACCCGGTGCTGATGCTGAGTGCGCAAAGTGGGGAGGGAATGGATGAATTGCAACGGCAGCTTGTTGGGAAAACGGCCGTGCTTGCCGGGCAATCGGGGGTGGGGAAGTCAACGTTGATGAACGTGCTGGTGGGGACCGAGCAGCGGCGCACTGCAGAAGTTCGGGATAGCGACCGGCGCGGGGTTCATACCACCGTTGACTCCGTGCTCCATCAACTCCCAACCGCAGGGCGGCTGATTGATACTCCGGGAATTCGTGAGTTCGGCATCTGGGACCTTCGGCCCGAGGAGCTTGATGGCTACTTCGTGGAGTTTCTGGACCACCTTCGCGATTGCCGCTTCCACCCCTGCACCCATACCCATGAACCTGGATGCGCTGTGCAATTGGCCGTTGAATCGGGGAGCATTGACCCCGGACGCTACGCAAGCTATCGGGCAATTTTTGAATCGTTACGAAGTACCCGAGATAGGTAA
- a CDS encoding IS630 family transposase yields the protein MTAEQFEELCRKLRSEQRLWTTRELQEYLQERWGVRYSLRQVRRIARRCGLGYRKPYVLDERRPEDAELQLKRVLRKVVNGLANKGIAASDVAIGYADESSPQTRCNRVRYWSYGDCRVRDYHQKWRCNTFGFYAIRGKSVVRGLVSSRSKDMVEQLTEIREANVGYKRVIVVWDNVSSHKTEEVREHAKMIGIELVNLPVYSPDLNPIEYVWKGVRRRIAESGIIRSREEMVLRIKSAFEECVKFRSYAKSWIEKFYEPIFKVSLRM from the coding sequence TTGACGGCAGAACAGTTCGAGGAGTTGTGCCGGAAACTGCGTTCGGAGCAGCGATTGTGGACAACCAGAGAGCTTCAGGAGTATTTGCAGGAGCGATGGGGCGTGAGGTACAGTCTGCGTCAAGTCCGTCGGATTGCTCGGCGTTGTGGACTTGGGTATCGGAAGCCGTATGTGTTGGACGAACGCCGTCCGGAGGATGCAGAATTGCAATTGAAGCGAGTGCTGCGGAAGGTGGTGAATGGTCTTGCCAATAAAGGGATTGCGGCATCGGATGTGGCGATCGGATATGCCGATGAATCGTCGCCTCAGACGCGGTGTAATCGTGTACGGTATTGGAGTTATGGGGATTGCCGAGTGCGGGATTATCATCAGAAGTGGCGGTGCAACACGTTTGGGTTTTACGCGATTCGTGGGAAGAGCGTGGTGCGGGGCTTAGTGTCATCGCGGAGCAAGGATATGGTGGAGCAATTGACAGAGATTCGGGAAGCGAATGTGGGATACAAGCGAGTGATTGTGGTGTGGGATAATGTATCGTCGCACAAGACGGAAGAGGTACGGGAGCATGCGAAGATGATAGGGATAGAGTTAGTGAATTTGCCGGTGTACTCACCGGATTTAAATCCTATCGAATATGTTTGGAAAGGGGTACGTCGTCGGATAGCGGAGAGTGGGATTATACGGAGTCGGGAGGAGATGGTATTGCGAATCAAGTCGGCATTTGAGGAGTGTGTAAAGTTTCGGAGTTATGCAAAATCATGGATAGAGAAATTTTACGAACCGATTTTCAAGGTATCATTGAGGATGTAA
- the argS gene encoding arginine--tRNA ligase: MQSLLAYLSEIFGNAFQQAGMERGYGEVVISARSDLGQFQCNGALAAAKAARQNPRMVAESVVAAVAPREIFADLSLAGPGFINITLTDQFLAEHLRGVANDPRFGCGTVATPETIVVDYGGANVAKSMHIGHLRSAIIGESIKRIVRFKGHHVIGDVHLGDWGLQMGMLLTELRRHQPDLPYFDPEFTGPYPEESPVTIEDLEQLYPAASARAKSDIEAMEASRQATAELQAGRPGYLALWRHFVAVSIAVLRRDYGSLGVEFDLWLGESDAQPRIPGMVQRLRAAGFVELSDGAEVIHIPPTDGEEGREIPPLILVKSDGGAMYGTTDLATIEQRVEELHADRILYVVDARQALHFEQVFRAARRTGVAGNAKLEHLAFGTMNGTDGRPFKTRTGGTMKLHDLVELAQAEATAKMEEAGIGAEYPAEERASVIRSVGVGSLKYADLSNHRTSDYVFDPEKFVRFEGKTGAYLLYAAVRMKSILRKAAEQSFLPGEILPPGQAERELALLLTRFPDEVEYAAERYAPNYLCEYAYNLAQAFSRFYDRCHILRETDAALRASWLGLVQLSLQELTQTLSLLGMEVPERM, translated from the coding sequence GTGCAATCGTTGCTGGCATACCTTTCGGAGATTTTTGGCAATGCCTTCCAGCAGGCTGGGATGGAGCGGGGCTACGGGGAAGTAGTGATCTCGGCACGGAGCGATCTTGGCCAATTCCAATGCAACGGCGCGTTGGCCGCAGCAAAAGCTGCACGGCAGAACCCGCGCATGGTGGCCGAGTCGGTGGTGGCGGCGGTTGCCCCGCGTGAAATTTTTGCCGACCTATCGCTGGCCGGCCCCGGGTTTATCAACATCACCCTGACCGACCAGTTCCTTGCCGAACACCTACGCGGGGTGGCTAACGACCCACGCTTCGGCTGCGGAACCGTGGCCACTCCAGAAACGATTGTGGTGGATTACGGCGGCGCGAACGTTGCCAAGTCCATGCACATTGGCCACTTGCGGTCCGCCATTATCGGCGAAAGCATCAAGCGGATTGTTCGGTTCAAGGGCCACCACGTTATCGGCGATGTCCATTTGGGGGATTGGGGGTTGCAGATGGGGATGCTGCTGACCGAGCTTCGCCGCCACCAGCCGGACCTTCCCTACTTCGACCCAGAGTTCACCGGACCATATCCGGAAGAATCGCCGGTGACGATCGAGGACCTTGAGCAACTCTATCCCGCAGCATCGGCACGCGCAAAATCGGACATTGAAGCGATGGAGGCATCGCGCCAGGCCACTGCCGAACTGCAAGCCGGGCGGCCCGGGTATCTGGCACTGTGGCGGCATTTTGTGGCGGTCTCCATTGCGGTGCTTCGGCGCGATTATGGAAGCCTGGGGGTGGAGTTTGATTTGTGGTTGGGGGAAAGCGACGCGCAGCCCCGAATCCCCGGAATGGTCCAACGATTGCGCGCTGCCGGATTTGTTGAGCTAAGCGATGGGGCCGAAGTGATCCATATTCCACCAACCGACGGGGAGGAAGGGCGCGAAATCCCGCCGCTGATCTTGGTGAAATCGGACGGCGGGGCGATGTACGGAACCACCGACCTTGCCACCATCGAGCAACGCGTGGAAGAACTTCATGCGGACCGAATCCTGTACGTGGTGGATGCGCGCCAGGCCCTCCATTTCGAGCAAGTGTTCCGCGCCGCACGCCGCACCGGAGTTGCTGGCAATGCGAAGTTGGAGCACCTTGCATTCGGCACGATGAACGGAACCGATGGCCGGCCATTCAAAACCCGCACCGGCGGAACGATGAAGCTGCACGACCTGGTGGAGCTTGCACAAGCCGAGGCGACGGCGAAGATGGAGGAAGCCGGGATTGGCGCGGAATACCCCGCCGAGGAGCGGGCAAGCGTTATCCGTTCGGTTGGGGTGGGGTCGCTGAAATATGCGGACCTAAGCAACCACCGCACCAGCGATTATGTGTTCGATCCGGAGAAGTTTGTGCGGTTCGAGGGGAAGACCGGGGCGTACCTGCTGTACGCTGCGGTCCGGATGAAATCCATTTTGCGGAAGGCTGCCGAGCAATCGTTCCTCCCCGGCGAAATCCTTCCCCCGGGCCAGGCCGAGCGCGAGCTTGCACTGCTGCTAACGCGCTTCCCCGATGAGGTTGAGTACGCCGCCGAACGCTACGCACCGAACTACTTGTGCGAATACGCCTACAACCTTGCCCAAGCCTTCAGCCGATTCTACGACCGCTGCCACATCCTGCGCGAAACGGACGCGGCGTTGCGGGCATCGTGGCTGGGGCTTGTGCAGCTCTCGCTGCAGGAGCTTACCCAGACGTTATCGCTGCTGGGGATGGAAGTGCCGGAACGGATGTGA
- a CDS encoding PD40 domain-containing protein, with protein sequence MNRFTTVTTALLLALLLSACEKPQKEAAPAANAAPANTSPSNPADTMILAEERQWLANIRQLTFGGENAEGYFSFDEKKFSFQRTNPDQGIPCDQIFMYDLATGNQRLISTGKGRTTCSYFLPGDSLILYASTHRADTACPAPPDFSKGYTWALYSGYDIFVADTAGKIVRQLTDAPGYDAEATVAATGDKIIFTSTRTGDIELFSMNLDGSNLRQLTNLPGYDGGAFYSWDGKKIVFRASRPEGEKLEEYKQLLKEGLVRPSKMELVVMNADGSGLRQITNNGAANFAPFWHPDGEHIIFSSNMADPKGRNFDLYLIRQDGSDLKRVTTNGTFDGFPMFTRDGKRLIFASNRNAAKQGETNLFIADFRGW encoded by the coding sequence ATGAACCGATTCACAACAGTAACAACCGCACTGCTTCTGGCCCTGCTTCTTTCAGCTTGCGAAAAACCGCAGAAGGAGGCAGCACCCGCCGCGAACGCAGCCCCGGCCAACACTTCCCCATCCAACCCCGCCGACACGATGATTCTTGCCGAGGAGCGGCAGTGGCTGGCGAACATCCGCCAGCTAACGTTCGGCGGCGAGAACGCCGAAGGCTACTTCAGCTTCGACGAAAAGAAGTTCAGTTTCCAGCGGACCAATCCCGACCAGGGAATCCCCTGCGACCAAATCTTCATGTACGATTTGGCGACCGGGAACCAGCGGCTTATCTCCACCGGCAAGGGGCGGACCACCTGCAGCTACTTCCTTCCGGGCGATTCGCTGATCCTATATGCCAGCACTCACCGCGCCGACACCGCTTGCCCGGCCCCCCCCGATTTCTCGAAAGGCTACACGTGGGCACTCTATTCTGGCTATGATATTTTTGTGGCCGATACCGCCGGGAAGATTGTGCGGCAGCTGACCGACGCGCCGGGCTATGATGCCGAAGCCACCGTAGCGGCCACCGGCGATAAGATCATTTTCACCAGCACCCGCACCGGCGATATCGAGCTTTTCTCGATGAACCTTGATGGCAGCAATCTGCGCCAGCTAACGAATCTTCCTGGCTACGATGGCGGGGCGTTCTACTCCTGGGATGGCAAGAAAATCGTCTTCCGCGCCAGCCGGCCCGAAGGGGAGAAGCTGGAGGAATACAAGCAGCTGCTGAAAGAAGGATTGGTCCGGCCATCGAAGATGGAGTTGGTGGTGATGAACGCCGACGGCAGCGGGCTGCGCCAGATTACCAACAACGGCGCGGCGAACTTCGCACCCTTCTGGCATCCCGACGGGGAGCATATCATCTTCTCGAGCAACATGGCCGACCCCAAAGGAAGGAACTTCGACCTGTACCTGATCCGCCAGGACGGAAGCGACCTGAAGCGGGTGACAACCAACGGAACCTTCGACGGCTTCCCCATGTTCACCCGCGACGGCAAGCGGTTGATTTTTGCCAGCAACCGCAACGCCGCCAAGCAAGGGGAAACCAACCTGTTCATCGCCGATTTTCGGGGATGGTAA
- the crcB gene encoding fluoride efflux transporter CrcB: MKTYLYIAIGAVAGGIARYQLGIWIGEWRGTSAGFPWATLLINISGAFVLGFLFRWLRFGTGNHHLQALLGTGFCGAFTTFSTFSLETVNLMMESQTPTALLYVAASVVLAPVGCFVGYVAAGIIE, from the coding sequence ATGAAAACGTATCTCTACATCGCGATTGGGGCTGTGGCCGGGGGGATTGCTCGCTACCAGTTGGGAATTTGGATTGGAGAGTGGCGCGGGACTTCAGCAGGGTTCCCGTGGGCAACATTATTGATTAACATCAGCGGGGCATTTGTGCTTGGTTTCCTGTTCCGCTGGCTCCGTTTTGGAACGGGTAACCACCACTTGCAAGCACTGCTTGGAACCGGCTTCTGTGGGGCGTTCACCACCTTCAGCACTTTTAGCCTGGAAACCGTGAACCTGATGATGGAGTCGCAAACGCCAACGGCCTTGCTCTATGTTGCCGCCAGTGTGGTGCTGGCTCCGGTTGGCTGCTTTGTTGGCTATGTGGCTGCGGGGATAATTGAATGA
- a CDS encoding acyl-CoA dehydrogenase, whose amino-acid sequence MLQLELTETQEMIRDTAREFAQNEVAPSAIERDIKGEFPADIVTKLGELGFLGMMVSPEWGGAGLDALSYVVAMEEISKVDASVGVIMSVNNSLVCWALETFGTEDQKERFLRPLASGQKLGAYCLSEPEAGSDARNQNTAATQNEDGSWTLNGTKNWITNGTSADVYLVYAQTNRELGHKGISAFIVEKGAPGFTHGLKEDKLGIRSSDTCSLQFQDVQVPAQNVLGEVGRGFNIAMETLNGGRIGIASQALGIAQGAFEAAVAYSKERKVLGKPLADLQAIQFKLADMATKIAAARALVYQAASKKDKHERFVKEASMAKLFASKTAVEVALEAVQVHGGYGYVREYKVERYLRDAKITEIYEGTSEIQHIVIARELQKEFGG is encoded by the coding sequence ATGCTTCAGCTGGAACTAACCGAAACGCAGGAAATGATCCGCGACACCGCTCGCGAGTTTGCACAGAACGAGGTGGCGCCCAGCGCTATCGAACGGGACATCAAAGGGGAGTTCCCTGCCGACATCGTCACGAAGTTGGGGGAGCTTGGCTTCCTGGGGATGATGGTCTCGCCGGAATGGGGTGGCGCGGGGCTTGACGCGCTAAGCTACGTGGTGGCAATGGAGGAAATCTCCAAAGTTGATGCCTCCGTTGGTGTTATCATGTCGGTGAACAACTCGCTGGTTTGCTGGGCGTTGGAAACGTTCGGGACCGAGGACCAGAAGGAACGATTCTTGCGCCCGCTGGCAAGCGGCCAGAAGTTAGGAGCCTACTGCCTTTCCGAGCCGGAAGCCGGAAGCGATGCCCGCAACCAGAACACCGCCGCAACCCAAAACGAGGATGGCTCGTGGACGCTGAACGGCACAAAAAACTGGATCACGAACGGAACCAGTGCCGATGTCTATTTGGTGTATGCCCAAACCAACCGCGAGCTTGGCCACAAAGGGATCAGCGCGTTCATTGTGGAGAAAGGCGCGCCGGGCTTCACCCATGGATTGAAGGAAGACAAACTGGGCATCCGCAGCAGCGACACGTGCTCGCTGCAATTCCAAGATGTGCAGGTCCCGGCCCAGAACGTGTTGGGCGAAGTTGGACGCGGGTTCAATATCGCCATGGAGACGCTGAACGGCGGGCGGATCGGGATCGCCTCGCAGGCGTTGGGGATTGCGCAAGGGGCGTTCGAGGCGGCGGTGGCCTACTCCAAAGAACGGAAGGTGCTGGGCAAACCCCTTGCCGATCTGCAAGCAATCCAGTTCAAGTTGGCCGACATGGCAACCAAGATTGCTGCCGCGCGCGCGCTGGTCTATCAAGCCGCCAGCAAGAAGGACAAGCATGAGCGGTTCGTGAAGGAAGCCTCGATGGCCAAACTCTTCGCCTCGAAAACCGCTGTTGAGGTTGCCCTGGAAGCCGTGCAGGTTCATGGCGGATATGGCTACGTGCGGGAGTACAAAGTGGAGCGGTATCTGCGCGATGCCAAGATCACCGAGATTTACGAAGGGACTTCCGAAATTCAGCATATCGTGATTGCCCGCGAGCTTCAGAAGGAGTTCGGCGGGTGA
- a CDS encoding ATP-dependent helicase, which yields MAKRQPSDTPPNTDLTKPEPTETAPARKTFVLRRKADADAATANFRIRYADELNATQLAVVEQTEGPVLVIAGAGTGKTRTLVYRVARLIEMGIKPEQILLLTFTRKSAQEMLRRAGALVGARAEQVNGGTFHSFANLTLRKYAQLLNYQSTFTILDQGDCEDVLNLLRARMGFDTKGRRFPRKQTLASMISGSINRMTPIREIIEEDYPQYRRDVEEIEKLARSYQEYKRMHNLMDYDDLLVNMALLLQKHPDLRERLGEVHRYIMVDEYQDTNKLQHEIVRLLAERHRNVMVVGDDSQSIYSFRGANFRNIMDFPRGFPGTTVITLEENYRSVQPILNFTNEVLRHAVEKYEKNLYTRRPGGALPMLVSTADEHLQSEFIVQQILELREQGVELNEIAVLFRSSFLSFDLEIELAKANIPYVKMGGFKFIETAHVKDLIAHLRVVHNPRDVVSWNRILLLLEGVGPRTAQRVVDEIADGRLEITREGAAAARKIGNAAVGELFDMLLQLLPEKMSVPEKVDLLIRYYKPIMRGKYDDYIKREKDLEMFGEIAGRYRSLNSFLSDMALEPPTESVTGIEDGNEDEQLILSTIHSAKGLEWNTVFVIWALDGRFPSTWAAGSLDQMEEERRLMYVATTRAKDRLLITYPVNIFDRESGMVLSKPSRFIADISEEIAEKWVVSEE from the coding sequence ATGGCCAAGAGACAACCTTCCGATACCCCACCCAACACCGATCTAACCAAACCGGAGCCAACGGAAACAGCTCCGGCGCGGAAGACTTTTGTGCTCCGCCGGAAAGCCGATGCCGATGCCGCAACCGCAAACTTCCGCATCCGCTACGCCGACGAGTTGAACGCCACGCAACTGGCTGTGGTGGAGCAAACCGAAGGCCCGGTGCTGGTGATTGCCGGCGCGGGAACCGGAAAAACGCGCACGCTGGTCTATCGGGTGGCGCGGCTGATTGAAATGGGAATCAAGCCGGAGCAGATCTTGCTGCTGACCTTCACCCGCAAATCTGCCCAGGAGATGCTTCGCCGCGCCGGCGCGTTGGTTGGCGCGCGGGCCGAGCAGGTGAACGGCGGGACCTTCCACTCCTTCGCCAATCTGACGCTTCGCAAGTACGCCCAACTGCTGAACTACCAAAGCACCTTCACCATTCTGGACCAGGGGGATTGCGAGGATGTGTTGAACCTGCTTCGCGCCCGCATGGGGTTCGACACCAAAGGCCGCCGGTTCCCCCGCAAGCAGACGCTGGCCAGCATGATCTCCGGATCCATCAACCGGATGACCCCAATCCGCGAGATCATCGAAGAAGATTACCCGCAGTACCGCCGCGACGTTGAGGAGATTGAGAAGCTGGCACGCAGCTACCAGGAGTACAAGCGGATGCACAACCTGATGGACTACGACGACCTTCTGGTGAATATGGCGTTGCTGCTGCAGAAGCACCCCGACCTTCGCGAGCGGCTGGGCGAGGTCCACCGCTACATCATGGTGGATGAGTACCAGGACACCAACAAACTTCAGCACGAAATTGTGCGGCTGCTTGCCGAACGCCACCGCAACGTGATGGTGGTGGGCGACGATTCGCAATCCATCTACAGCTTCCGGGGGGCGAACTTCCGCAACATCATGGACTTCCCCCGCGGCTTCCCGGGAACCACCGTCATCACCCTTGAAGAGAACTACCGATCGGTCCAGCCAATCCTCAATTTCACCAACGAGGTGCTGCGCCACGCCGTGGAGAAGTATGAGAAGAACCTGTACACCCGCCGCCCCGGCGGTGCGTTGCCAATGCTGGTCTCCACCGCCGATGAACATCTGCAATCGGAGTTCATCGTGCAGCAGATTTTGGAGCTGCGGGAGCAAGGGGTGGAGCTGAACGAGATTGCGGTGCTGTTCCGCTCCAGCTTCCTTTCATTCGATTTGGAGATTGAGTTGGCGAAGGCAAACATCCCGTACGTGAAGATGGGGGGATTCAAGTTCATCGAGACGGCGCACGTGAAGGATTTGATTGCCCATCTTCGGGTGGTTCATAACCCGCGTGATGTTGTCAGCTGGAACCGCATCCTGCTGCTGCTGGAAGGGGTTGGCCCGCGAACCGCGCAGCGAGTGGTTGATGAGATTGCCGACGGGCGATTGGAGATCACCCGCGAAGGGGCCGCCGCCGCGCGGAAGATTGGGAACGCAGCCGTGGGTGAGTTGTTCGATATGCTTCTGCAACTGCTTCCAGAAAAAATGTCGGTTCCGGAAAAAGTGGACTTGTTGATCCGCTACTACAAACCGATCATGCGGGGGAAGTACGACGATTACATCAAGCGCGAGAAAGATTTGGAGATGTTCGGCGAGATAGCCGGGCGGTATCGCTCGCTCAACTCTTTCCTGTCCGACATGGCATTGGAGCCACCAACCGAATCGGTGACAGGGATTGAGGATGGGAACGAAGATGAGCAGCTTATTCTTTCCACCATCCACTCGGCAAAGGGGTTGGAGTGGAACACGGTGTTTGTGATTTGGGCATTGGACGGACGTTTCCCCAGCACATGGGCCGCCGGAAGCCTGGACCAAATGGAGGAGGAGCGCCGGCTGATGTACGTGGCCACCACCCGCGCAAAGGACCGCTTACTGATCACCTACCCGGTCAATATTTTCGACCGCGAAAGCGGGATGGTGCTGTCGAAGCCCTCGCGGTTCATCGCCGACATTTCGGAAGAGATTGCGGAGAAATGGGTGGTGAGTGAGGAATAA
- a CDS encoding CotH kinase family protein, with amino-acid sequence MKHRMIVTFALLATMAAATSQPLPMEMRRTADGRMLLTGDQPNGGLYDQSLIRTVRLTFAQPNYWQLLQQNYQAEIEIPATMEVDGITYDSVGIRFRGQTSYRQIQQSQKKSFNVSIDFVHDKQRLMGYKTLNLLNCFDDPSFMREVFFQHQIKRHIPAAKSAYIHLYINGEDWGLYPNVQQLNKDFYEEWFLSNDGTNWRADVPDTLSGVPGMGGGGKWGDGTAGLNYLGADTALYQKYYTLKSTDRDTPWDDLVRTCQVLNQTPVASLPDALPAVMDVDRALWFMASELLFSDDDGYVNKGKMDYYLYWEAETGRITPIEYDANSVMKRANQNWSPFYHETNVNYPLLNRVLAVPQYRQRYLAHMRTLIAELMDTATAFAALDRYHTMIDSIVQKDSKKLYPYQRFATERDSLKNFIRQRRNYLLSNAEVAQTAPAIAGVEYVAGKEAWVAPAADQAAVVKASATHQQGVKGMNLYFATGIVGNFTKVEMADDGQHGDGAANDGTYAAEIPGQAAGTWVRFYVEAVANNSASSVSYAPPGAEHDVYTYTVAAETAAGATVVINEFMASNSATVVDNAEEYEDWIELYNTASEPVNLAGYHITDDPTKMDKWTFPEGAVIPANGYFILWADEDDEQGANHCNFKLSASAEQLLLSDASMAIIDSVSWGQQTADMSFARKPNGTGNFAIQAPTFNSTNDAPTTGVSQENQTTGLRAFPNPANEWLRIILNNRGNSVGTERVVITNTIGVQMFNGVITAGIDLDISSWAAGVYFVQSGTQNMKIVVE; translated from the coding sequence ATGAAACACCGCATGATCGTGACGTTTGCGCTGCTGGCAACCATGGCCGCCGCAACCTCGCAGCCGCTTCCAATGGAGATGCGTCGCACCGCCGATGGCCGAATGCTTCTGACCGGGGACCAACCCAACGGAGGCCTGTACGACCAGTCGCTGATTCGTACCGTCCGCCTAACCTTTGCGCAACCAAACTATTGGCAATTGCTGCAACAGAACTACCAAGCCGAAATAGAAATCCCTGCAACAATGGAGGTGGATGGCATCACCTACGACAGCGTCGGCATCCGATTCCGTGGGCAAACATCGTACAGGCAAATTCAGCAATCGCAGAAAAAATCGTTCAACGTTTCCATTGATTTTGTTCACGACAAGCAGCGGCTGATGGGCTACAAAACGCTGAACTTGCTGAACTGCTTCGATGACCCTTCCTTCATGCGCGAGGTCTTCTTCCAGCATCAGATTAAGCGGCATATCCCCGCAGCAAAGTCCGCCTATATCCACCTGTATATCAATGGCGAAGATTGGGGGCTGTATCCCAACGTCCAGCAGCTGAACAAAGATTTCTACGAGGAATGGTTCCTAAGCAACGACGGCACAAACTGGAGGGCCGATGTGCCCGACACCCTCTCCGGCGTGCCAGGCATGGGGGGCGGCGGGAAGTGGGGCGACGGAACCGCAGGGTTGAATTATCTGGGTGCCGATACCGCTCTCTACCAGAAATACTACACCCTGAAAAGTACCGACCGTGATACGCCGTGGGATGACTTGGTGCGGACCTGCCAGGTGCTTAACCAAACGCCAGTTGCTTCCCTTCCCGACGCGCTTCCGGCGGTGATGGATGTGGACCGCGCACTCTGGTTCATGGCCAGCGAACTCCTATTCTCCGACGACGACGGCTACGTCAACAAAGGGAAGATGGATTACTACCTCTACTGGGAAGCAGAAACCGGACGGATCACCCCGATTGAGTACGACGCAAACAGCGTGATGAAGCGGGCCAACCAAAACTGGAGCCCCTTCTACCACGAAACTAATGTGAATTACCCGCTCCTGAATCGGGTGCTTGCCGTGCCGCAGTACCGGCAACGCTATCTGGCCCACATGCGGACCCTGATTGCCGAGCTGATGGATACCGCCACCGCCTTCGCAGCCCTGGACAGGTATCACACGATGATTGACTCAATCGTCCAGAAAGACTCCAAAAAACTTTATCCCTACCAGCGATTTGCAACGGAACGGGACTCGCTGAAGAACTTCATTCGGCAACGGAGAAACTATTTGCTCAGCAATGCGGAGGTTGCCCAAACGGCCCCGGCGATTGCTGGCGTTGAGTACGTGGCGGGCAAGGAAGCGTGGGTTGCGCCCGCTGCCGATCAAGCGGCGGTGGTGAAGGCTTCGGCAACGCACCAGCAGGGGGTGAAAGGGATGAATCTGTACTTCGCCACCGGCATTGTTGGGAACTTCACGAAAGTGGAAATGGCCGATGATGGGCAGCATGGCGACGGCGCGGCAAACGACGGAACCTACGCTGCCGAAATCCCCGGGCAAGCGGCCGGAACATGGGTGCGTTTCTACGTGGAAGCGGTGGCGAACAACAGCGCAAGCAGCGTTAGCTACGCCCCGCCCGGTGCCGAGCATGATGTTTACACCTACACCGTGGCCGCCGAAACAGCCGCGGGCGCAACCGTGGTGATTAACGAGTTTATGGCCTCGAACTCCGCAACCGTTGTTGACAACGCCGAAGAGTATGAAGATTGGATTGAGCTGTACAACACCGCCTCGGAGCCGGTGAATCTGGCGGGATACCACATCACCGACGACCCAACCAAAATGGATAAATGGACCTTCCCGGAAGGGGCGGTGATTCCCGCCAACGGCTACTTCATCCTTTGGGCCGATGAAGATGATGAGCAAGGGGCCAACCACTGCAACTTCAAACTGTCGGCATCGGCCGAGCAGCTGCTGCTAAGCGATGCCAGCATGGCAATTATTGACTCCGTTAGCTGGGGCCAGCAAACTGCCGACATGAGCTTTGCCCGCAAGCCAAATGGCACAGGGAATTTTGCCATTCAAGCCCCAACGTTCAACAGCACCAACGATGCGCCAACCACGGGCGTAAGCCAAGAAAATCAAACCACCGGGCTGCGTGCCTTCCCGAACCCAGCCAACGAGTGGTTGAGAATTATTCTGAATAATCGTGGAAATAGTGTTGGGACGGAGCGGGTTGTAATCACCAACACAATCGGGGTGCAGATGTTCAATGGAGTAATAACTGCCGGAATAGACCTTGATATTTCAAGCTGGGCAGCAGGTGTCTATTTTGTGCAATCTGGAACGCAAAACATGAAGATTGTGGTGGAGTAA